A window of the Tripterygium wilfordii isolate XIE 37 chromosome 12, ASM1340144v1, whole genome shotgun sequence genome harbors these coding sequences:
- the LOC120010212 gene encoding type IV inositol polyphosphate 5-phosphatase 6-like isoform X2: MDILKQTSKRRGVYKWFKRKNKRADDPFHFISEASDDYEDGSDDYTAEALTRSLGRVIANKLRIFVGTWNVGGRSPVGSLTVDLDEWLNPMDAADLYVLGFQEIVPLTAQTIFGAEDPTKATNWNLLIGKTLNDKYGCPWLTPMLNSVSSDNYDHYTMTPQSERVSFSSSPGTPIRECPGTRHEKPYKGSKYKLMASKKMVGVFISVWMKRELLRKYCISNVKVSSVPCGFMGWLGNKGSVSVSMSIEGTTFCFIAAHLASGEKKGDEVRRNRQVSKIFRRTTFPRSSKDDDIPHPLSILGHDKIFWLGDLNYRLYVGDNFARNLIKKQDWRALQEFDQLRKELEEGGVFQGWSEGNIEFAPTYKYSASYFNRYSGGLPMRSGEKQRTPAWCDRILWWKLLNQAIQEL; encoded by the exons ATGGACATATTAAAACAGACGTCTAAACGCAGAGGAGTCTATAAGTGGTTTAAGAGGAAGAACAAGAGAGCTGATGATCCATTTCATTTCATCAGTGAAGCTTCAG ATGATTATGAAGATGGAAGTGACGACTACACCGCTGAGGCTCTCACAAGGTCCTTGGGGAGAGTCATAGCAAATAAGTTAAG AATATTTGTGGGAACATGGAACGTAGGCGGAAGGTCTCCGGTAGGGAGCTTAACTGTAGATTTGGACGAATGGTTAAATCCCATGGATGCTGCTGATCTCTATGTTCTAGG ATTTCAAGAGATAGTACCTCTAACGGCTCAAACGATATTTGGAGCAGAAGATCCTACCAAAGCAACAAACTGGAACCTGCTGATAGGGAAAACCCTAAATGACAAATATGGATGCCCATGGTTGACGCCCATGTTAAATTCAGTTTCAAGTGACAACTATGATCACTACACAATGACCCCACAGTCCGAAAGGGTAAGTTTTAGCAGCAGTCCTGGCACCCCAATCAGAGAGTGCCCCGGCACTCGACATGAGAAGCCATACAAGGGCAGCAAGTATAAGCTAAtggcaagcaagaaaatggtgGGAGTGTTTATCAGTGTATGGATGAAGAGGGAATTGCTCAGAAAGTATTGCATATCAAATGTGAAAGTCAGTTCTGTGCCTTGTGGCTTTATGGGGTGGCTGGGAAACAAAGGTTCAGTTTCTGTTAGCATGTCAATTGAAGGAACCACTTTTTGCTTCATTGCAGCACACTTAGCATCTGGTGAGAAGAAAGGGGATGAAGTTCGAAGAAACCGCCAAGTCTCCAAGATTTTCAGGCGAACTACTTTCCCCAGATCGTCTAAAGATGATGACATTCCTCATCCTCTGTCAATCTTAGGACACGA TAAGATCTTCTGGTTAGGAGATCTCAACTATAGATTATACGTGGGAGACAATTTTGCAAGGAATCTGATAAAGAAGCAAGACTGGAGAGCACTGCAAGAGTTTGATCAGCTTCGGAAGGAACTAGAAGAAGGTGGAGTATTTCAAGGTTGGAGTGAGGGAAACATAGAATTTGCACCAACATACAAGTATTCTGCATCATACTTCAATCGGTATTCGGGTGGCCTTCCAATGAGATCAGGAGAAAAGCAAAGAACTCCAGCATG GTGTGACAGAATTCTATG GTGGAAGTTGTTAAATCAAGCAATCCAAGAGTTATAG
- the LOC120010319 gene encoding uncharacterized protein LOC120010319: protein MQESEKMEALKKAYAEIILNTSKEAAARVMLSERKALRFEQELRSAKNEGVRLLLRMKQMIDSKQMKIDELEAQLQEAEDVITDLRSELYGVRERWEKADSEQVPPMNGQFSKEDESSPRSPTTTPIVPSSDSLFDIMIASDLKDETLNPSILDSNCRNRNGCAQRIRAFEGNSLDGREPAPVMKNELIMKTSDKDDGKCVRPASMSKNMQTMVHLSTVGRKRGKARNLRTRTAQFGKGKAASCKSHPIRRLKPSQPPSIAIVCEMTNLNDNPNEKAFSIASTKTDNMATNRNSNGLETNLQCTSNCLRNEHDIFHEEKRKGEVQNRDNISTSIMSHPDPLSEICQPPSVLTRCKAYSFSLKGKVKSGEDQSNIKDNEVKIKPFPSLDPGLTLIKSDVDPISGSRNVTVSIKALNTSGVAQNASKKDSDIKDDSLVTGEGETLFINQEGDAAVNLAGPCSVSNSDVVNVPSTNSDLEDARASKPSDGSHSHADNNELRRYTRKRKKESLRSTDKISSPEETNIKRSVRDPKNGSRELEKSTLLTESSRDNRRLALVAHQLISLSGKRW, encoded by the exons ATGCAAGAATCAGAG AAAATGGAGGCCTTGAAAAAGGCTTACGCGGAGATAATACTGAACACTTCGAAAGAGGCGGCCGCTCGAGTGATGCTGTCAGAGCGTAAAGCACTTCGTTTCGAGCAGGAACTGCGTAGCGCCAAAAACGAAGGGGTTCGATTGCTTTTGCGCATGAAGCAGATGATTGATTCCAAG CAAATGAAAATTGATGAGCTTGAAGCGCAGCTCCAGGAGGCTGAGGATGTCATTACAGATCTCAGATCAGAATTGTATGGTGTGCGGGAGAGATGGGAGAAAGCGGACAGCGAACAAGTACCACCTATGAATGGACAATTCTCAAAGGAAGATGAATCTTCTCCTAGAAGTCCAACAACTACGCCCATCGTACCTTCTTCAGATTCATTGTTTGATATTATGATAGCCTCTGACTTGAAAGATGAAACATTGAACCCTAGTATTTTGGACAGTAACTGCCGCAACAGAAACGGATGTGCACAGAGAATACGTGCATTTGAAGGAAATTCACTGGATGGAAGAGAGCCTGCTCCTGTAATGAAGAATGAGTTGATAATGAAAACTAGTGACAAGGATGATGGGAAGTGTGTTAGACCTGCTTCCATGAGCAAGAATATGCAAACAATGGTACACTTATCTACTGTGGGGAGAAAACGTGGTAAAGCCCGTAACTTGAGAACGAGAACAGCTCAATTTGGTAAAGGAAAAGCTGCCTCATGCAAGTCTCATCCTATTCGGCGCTTGAAACCTTCTCAACCACCTTCTATTGCTATCGTGTGTGAAATGACTAATTTAAATGATAATCCTAATGAGAAGGCATTTTCTATAGCCTCTACCAAGACTGACAACATGGCTACTAACAGAAATTCTAATGGGTTGGAGACAAATTTGCAGTGCACAAGCAACTGCTTGAGAAATGAACATGATATATTCcatgaggaaaaaagaaaaggtgaagTGCAGAACAGGGATAACATTTCTACCTCAATCATGTCACATCCTGATCCTCTCTCTGAAATTTGTCAACCGCCTTCTGTTCTCACCCGCTGCAAGGCTTACTCATTTTCGCTCAAAGGTAAAGTCAAGTCTGGTGAAGATCAGTCCAATATTAAGGATAATGAAGTTAAGATCAAGCCATTTCCCTCTTTGGATCCTGGGTTGACACTGATTAAAAGTGATGTAGATCCTATATCTGGCTCTAGGAATGTTACTGTAAGCATTAAGGCTTTAAATACATCTGGAGTTGCACAAAATGCCTCAAAAAAAGACTCGGACATAAAAGATGATTCTTTGGTGACAGGGGAAGGTGAGACCCTGTTCATAAATCAGGAAGGTGATGCTGCAGTAAATTTAGCTGGTCCATGTTCTGTGTCAAACTCTGATGTAGTTAATGTGCCGTCGACAAATTCTGACTTGGAAGATGCCAGAGCATCCAAACCAAGTGATGGATCTCATAGTCATGCTGACAACAATGAGCTTCGTAGATATACAAGGAAACGCAAGAAGGAATCTTTGAGAAGCACTGATAAAATCAGTTCTCCTGAAGAGACTAACATAAAGAGGAGCGTTCGGGACCCAAAAAATGGTTCACGTGAGCTGGAGAAATCTACCTTGTTGACTGAATCATCTAGAGACAATAGGAGACTGGCTCTGGTTGCTCATCAG CTTATTTCTTTATCTGGGAAAAGATGGTGA
- the LOC120010640 gene encoding uncharacterized protein LOC120010640, with the protein MRIKKKKRHRRPVSVEASSESIKITSVEDEIEPEPEPEQENLKIDGEGATPVMSEEELNKRVEAFIAMFRQHLASDARTSRNQFLSNEKQTVTFKLQKESSMAPEVRCVV; encoded by the coding sequence ATGAGAATTAAGAAGAAGAAACGACATAGGAGGCCTGTTAGTGTCGAAGCAAGCAGCGAatcaatcaagatcacaagtgttgaagatgaaattgagccagagccagagccagagcAAGAGAATCTTAAAATCGATGGCGAGGGTGCTACTCCAGTGATGTCTGAGGAGGAATTGAATAAGAGAGTGGAAGCTTTCATTGCAATGTTCAGGCAGCATTTGGCTTCAGATGCAAGAACAAGCAGAAATCAATTTCTGTCTAATGAAAAACAAACTGTAACTTTCAAGTTACAGAAGGAATCTAGCATGGCTCCGGAAGTCAGGTGTGTTGTTTAA
- the LOC120010212 gene encoding type IV inositol polyphosphate 5-phosphatase 6-like isoform X1: MDILKQTSKRRGVYKWFKRKNKRADDPFHFISEASDDYEDGSDDYTAEALTRSLGRVIANKLRIFVGTWNVGGRSPVGSLTVDLDEWLNPMDAADLYVLGFQEIVPLTAQTIFGAEDPTKATNWNLLIGKTLNDKYGCPWLTPMLNSVSSDNYDHYTMTPQSERVSFSSSPGTPIRECPGTRHEKPYKGSKYKLMASKKMVGVFISVWMKRELLRKYCISNVKVSSVPCGFMGWLGNKGSVSVSMSIEGTTFCFIAAHLASGEKKGDEVRRNRQVSKIFRRTTFPRSSKDDDIPHPLSILGHDKIFWLGDLNYRLYVGDNFARNLIKKQDWRALQEFDQLRKELEEGGVFQGWSEGNIEFAPTYKYSASYFNRYSGGLPMRSGEKQRTPAWCDRILWYGKGVRQLSYFRSESKFSDHRPVSALFSIQVEVVKSSNPRVIAMQTILPRTSTSKPSIPSNSDEEAKSTLLSFIAKDMELKAPLT, translated from the exons ATGGACATATTAAAACAGACGTCTAAACGCAGAGGAGTCTATAAGTGGTTTAAGAGGAAGAACAAGAGAGCTGATGATCCATTTCATTTCATCAGTGAAGCTTCAG ATGATTATGAAGATGGAAGTGACGACTACACCGCTGAGGCTCTCACAAGGTCCTTGGGGAGAGTCATAGCAAATAAGTTAAG AATATTTGTGGGAACATGGAACGTAGGCGGAAGGTCTCCGGTAGGGAGCTTAACTGTAGATTTGGACGAATGGTTAAATCCCATGGATGCTGCTGATCTCTATGTTCTAGG ATTTCAAGAGATAGTACCTCTAACGGCTCAAACGATATTTGGAGCAGAAGATCCTACCAAAGCAACAAACTGGAACCTGCTGATAGGGAAAACCCTAAATGACAAATATGGATGCCCATGGTTGACGCCCATGTTAAATTCAGTTTCAAGTGACAACTATGATCACTACACAATGACCCCACAGTCCGAAAGGGTAAGTTTTAGCAGCAGTCCTGGCACCCCAATCAGAGAGTGCCCCGGCACTCGACATGAGAAGCCATACAAGGGCAGCAAGTATAAGCTAAtggcaagcaagaaaatggtgGGAGTGTTTATCAGTGTATGGATGAAGAGGGAATTGCTCAGAAAGTATTGCATATCAAATGTGAAAGTCAGTTCTGTGCCTTGTGGCTTTATGGGGTGGCTGGGAAACAAAGGTTCAGTTTCTGTTAGCATGTCAATTGAAGGAACCACTTTTTGCTTCATTGCAGCACACTTAGCATCTGGTGAGAAGAAAGGGGATGAAGTTCGAAGAAACCGCCAAGTCTCCAAGATTTTCAGGCGAACTACTTTCCCCAGATCGTCTAAAGATGATGACATTCCTCATCCTCTGTCAATCTTAGGACACGA TAAGATCTTCTGGTTAGGAGATCTCAACTATAGATTATACGTGGGAGACAATTTTGCAAGGAATCTGATAAAGAAGCAAGACTGGAGAGCACTGCAAGAGTTTGATCAGCTTCGGAAGGAACTAGAAGAAGGTGGAGTATTTCAAGGTTGGAGTGAGGGAAACATAGAATTTGCACCAACATACAAGTATTCTGCATCATACTTCAATCGGTATTCGGGTGGCCTTCCAATGAGATCAGGAGAAAAGCAAAGAACTCCAGCATG GTGTGACAGAATTCTATGGTATGGAAAGGGAGTGAGGCAACTGTCCTATTTTCGCAGTGAAAGTAAATTCTCTGATCATCGACCAGTCTCTGCTCTATTTTCTATACAGGTGGAAGTTGTTAAATCAAGCAATCCAAGAGTTATAGCAATGCAAACAATTCTTCCCAGGACATCAACAAGCAAACCATCA ATACCAAGCAACAGTGATGAGGAAGCGAAATCTACTTTGCTATCGTTTATTGCTAAGGATATGGAACTTAAAGCACCATTAACATAG
- the LOC120010951 gene encoding inactive LRR receptor-like serine/threonine-protein kinase BIR2: MKDSRILSLIFMSVVVFAATAVSEDDVKCLEGVQASLGDPEGKLSSWSFANSSVGFVCDFVGVSCWNIRENRIIELQLREMELSGQVPESLQYCQSLQKLDLSSNKLSGSIPPQICTWMPYLVTLDLSSNDLSGPIPSDLVKCIYLNTLILSDNRLTGTIPPEFVSLGRLKRFSVANNELTGTIPSFFDGFDSADFTGNNGLCGGPLGKCGGMSKRNLAIIIVAGVLGAAGSLLLGFGVWWWYHLKYSRKRKGGYGIGRGDDSSFVERLRKHKLVQVSLFQKPLVKVKLTDLLAATNNFNPENVTFSTRTGTTYKAVLSDGSVLAVKRLNACKLGEKHFPSEMVRLGQLRHPNLAPLLGFCVVEDEKLLVYKHMSNGTLYSLLHGNGTPLDWPTRFRIGLGAARGLAWLHHGCQPPILHQNICSNVILVDDDFDAKIMDFGLARLMSSSDSNESSSYVHGELGELGYIAPEYSSIMVASLKGDVYGFGVVLLELVTGQKALEVSFAEEGLKSNLVDWVNQLCNSGRSKGAIDKALCGKGHDEEILQFLVIACNCVVARPKDRWSMYQAYQSLKNMSEDQGSSEQYDDFPLVFQKQESESVQL, translated from the coding sequence ATGAAGGATTCAAGGATCTTGAGCTTGATATTCATGTCTGTTGTTGTTTTTGCTGCTACTGCAGTTTCTGAGGATGATGTGAAGTGCTTGGAGGGTGTCCAGGCTTCGCTTGGCGACCCAGAGGGGAAGCTAAGCTCTTGGAGCTTCGCAAATAGTTCAGTCGGTTTCGTCTGTGACTTTGTTGGTGTCTCGTGCTGGAATATCCGTGAAAACCGGATAATCGAGCTCCAACTTCGCGAAATGGAACTTTCAGGACAAGTTCCGGAATCGTTGCAGTACTGTCAGAGCTTGCAGAAGCTGGATCTTTCATCTAACAAACTCTCAGGTAGTATTCCTCCCCAGATCTGTACCTGGATGCCATACTTGGTGACTCTGGATTTGTCTAGCAATGATCTTTCAGGTCCTATACCTTCAGATCTGGTAAAGTGTATTTATTTGAATACTCTGATATTGTCCGATAATCGGTTAACGGGGACTATACCACCTGAGTTTGTAAGTTTAGGTAGGCTGAAGAGGTTTTCAGTTGCGAATAATGAGCTTACTGGTACTATCCCATCCTTCTTTGATGGATTTGATTCCGCAGATTTCACCGGGAATAATGGACTTTGCGGGGGGCCTCTTGGAAAGTGTGGTGGAATGAGCAAGAGGAATCTTGCAATTATTATAGTTGCCGGAGTGTTAGGTGCGGCGGGATCTTTATTGTTGGGTTTTGGGGTGTGGTGGTGGTACCACTTGAAGTATTCTAGGAAGAGAAAGGGTGGGTATGGGATTGGAAGAGGGGATGATAGTAGTTTTGTTGAGAGATTGAGGAAACACAAGCTTGTTCAAGTTTCTTTGTTTCAAAAGCCTCTTGTCAAGGTTAAATTGACTGATTTGTTGGCAGCCACAAACAATTTCAATCCAGAAAATGTTACATTCTCAACTAGAACCGGTACTACTTATAAGGCTGTTCTTTCCGATGGATCAGTTCTCGCAGTCAAGAGGCTTAATGCTTGTAAGCTTGGGGAGAAGCACTTTCCTTCAGAAATGGTGCGATTAGGACAGCTTAGGCACCCAAATTTGGCACCTCTTTTGGGGTTTTGTGTTGTGGAGGATGAGAAGCTTCTGGTCTATAAGCATATGTCTAATGGGACTTTGTATTCTTTGTTGCACGGAAATGGTACTCCATTAGATTGGCCAACCAGATTTAGGATTGGTTTGGGTGCTGCTAGGGGTTTAGCGTGGCTTCACCATGGGTGCCAACCCCCAATTTTGCATCAGAACATATGTTCCAATGTGATTTTagttgatgatgattttgatgctaagattatggattttggattgGCGAGGCTTATGTCTTCTTCGGATTCTAATGAGAGTAGTAGTTATGTCCATGGCGAATTAGGTGAATTGGGTTACATAGCGCCGGAGTATTCAAGCATCATGGTTGCTTCACTTAAGGGGGATGTGTATGGGTTTGGGGTAGTGTTACTGGAGCTTGTGACAGGGCAAAAGGCGCTTGAGGTTAGTTTTGCTGAAGAAGGATTAAAGAGTAATTTGGTGGATTGGGTTAATCAGCTCTGTAATTCTGGTCGATCTAAGGGTGCAATTGACAAGGCTCTTTGTGGAAAGGGACATGACGAAGAAATCTTGCAGTTCTTAGTAATTGCATGCAACTGTGTGGTTGCAAGGCCAAAGGATAGATGGTCTATGTACCAGGCTTACCAATCACTAAAGAACATGTCTGAGGATCAAGGGTCGTCTGAACAGTATGATGACTTTCCACTTGTTTTCCAGAAGCAAGAAAGTGAATCAGTTCAGCTTTAA
- the LOC120010263 gene encoding CLAVATA3/ESR (CLE)-related protein 25-like, producing the protein MGRGSRVPRALFGAFVFVGVIWLLCVGIMTDNASVAVMTMTPPPPPGDFEHLNLIGRESNPGRRRRHRNVGFHFVSKRRVPNGPDPIHNRYPSLDFFVHPVVILNSDCMLCHVFP; encoded by the exons ATGGGAAGAGGCAGCAGGGTTCCGAGGGCTCTATTTGGAGCTTTTGTATTTGTGGGAGTTATTTGGTTACTTTGTGTTGGAATAATGACAGACAATGCTAGTGTAGCAGTGATGACGAtgacaccaccaccacctcctggTGATTTTGAGCATCTGAATTTGATTGGAAGGGAGAGTAATCCtggtcgtcgtcgtcgtcacCGTAATGTTGGTTTCCATTTCGTGAGCAAGAGAAGAGTACCTAACGGTCCTGATCCTATCCACAACAG GTACCCAAGTTTAGATTTCTTTGTACATCCAGTGGTTATATTGAATTCAGATTGTATGTTATGCCATGTATTTCCTTGA
- the LOC120010212 gene encoding type I inositol polyphosphate 5-phosphatase 4-like isoform X3: MDAADLYVLGFQEIVPLTAQTIFGAEDPTKATNWNLLIGKTLNDKYGCPWLTPMLNSVSSDNYDHYTMTPQSERVSFSSSPGTPIRECPGTRHEKPYKGSKYKLMASKKMVGVFISVWMKRELLRKYCISNVKVSSVPCGFMGWLGNKGSVSVSMSIEGTTFCFIAAHLASGEKKGDEVRRNRQVSKIFRRTTFPRSSKDDDIPHPLSILGHDKIFWLGDLNYRLYVGDNFARNLIKKQDWRALQEFDQLRKELEEGGVFQGWSEGNIEFAPTYKYSASYFNRYSGGLPMRSGEKQRTPAWCDRILWYGKGVRQLSYFRSESKFSDHRPVSALFSIQVEVVKSSNPRVIAMQTILPRTSTSKPSIPSNSDEEAKSTLLSFIAKDMELKAPLT, encoded by the exons ATGGATGCTGCTGATCTCTATGTTCTAGG ATTTCAAGAGATAGTACCTCTAACGGCTCAAACGATATTTGGAGCAGAAGATCCTACCAAAGCAACAAACTGGAACCTGCTGATAGGGAAAACCCTAAATGACAAATATGGATGCCCATGGTTGACGCCCATGTTAAATTCAGTTTCAAGTGACAACTATGATCACTACACAATGACCCCACAGTCCGAAAGGGTAAGTTTTAGCAGCAGTCCTGGCACCCCAATCAGAGAGTGCCCCGGCACTCGACATGAGAAGCCATACAAGGGCAGCAAGTATAAGCTAAtggcaagcaagaaaatggtgGGAGTGTTTATCAGTGTATGGATGAAGAGGGAATTGCTCAGAAAGTATTGCATATCAAATGTGAAAGTCAGTTCTGTGCCTTGTGGCTTTATGGGGTGGCTGGGAAACAAAGGTTCAGTTTCTGTTAGCATGTCAATTGAAGGAACCACTTTTTGCTTCATTGCAGCACACTTAGCATCTGGTGAGAAGAAAGGGGATGAAGTTCGAAGAAACCGCCAAGTCTCCAAGATTTTCAGGCGAACTACTTTCCCCAGATCGTCTAAAGATGATGACATTCCTCATCCTCTGTCAATCTTAGGACACGA TAAGATCTTCTGGTTAGGAGATCTCAACTATAGATTATACGTGGGAGACAATTTTGCAAGGAATCTGATAAAGAAGCAAGACTGGAGAGCACTGCAAGAGTTTGATCAGCTTCGGAAGGAACTAGAAGAAGGTGGAGTATTTCAAGGTTGGAGTGAGGGAAACATAGAATTTGCACCAACATACAAGTATTCTGCATCATACTTCAATCGGTATTCGGGTGGCCTTCCAATGAGATCAGGAGAAAAGCAAAGAACTCCAGCATG GTGTGACAGAATTCTATGGTATGGAAAGGGAGTGAGGCAACTGTCCTATTTTCGCAGTGAAAGTAAATTCTCTGATCATCGACCAGTCTCTGCTCTATTTTCTATACAGGTGGAAGTTGTTAAATCAAGCAATCCAAGAGTTATAGCAATGCAAACAATTCTTCCCAGGACATCAACAAGCAAACCATCA ATACCAAGCAACAGTGATGAGGAAGCGAAATCTACTTTGCTATCGTTTATTGCTAAGGATATGGAACTTAAAGCACCATTAACATAG
- the LOC120010214 gene encoding uncharacterized protein LOC120010214, producing the protein MLNLLREEESAKIRNTKEAQRAMAGADSQKQLFTLIRDFASEKSQGERRVVGLKKRIEELRSELDAGNLELEGAKRHKETTEQELRGYEVQLALSEASIQALEARISQIQNEIAIVGSEVEAVKNEDGAKRDEFIRLMFEVNAKIRKFQESIAQEFQLQNDIGTVEEVQNCTTDRPIEVPLMALENMIADIISETNKEKEEYLQEQKVQKQAQLELCDLERKISMIEEIVKETKALQDLTRQTSELEQTCALLGEELQKRCICPHCHLDNVENLSGIPQTNEVN; encoded by the exons ATGCTGAATCTTCTGCGAGAAGAAGAAAGCGCGAAAATTCGAAACACGAAGGAAGCTCAGAGAGCCATGGCAGGAGCTGATTCACAGAAGCAACTCTTTACTCTGATTCGCGACTTTGCCTCGGAGAAATCACAAGGAG AGAGAAGAGTGGTTGGCCTCAAGAAGCGAATTGAAGAGCTGCGATCGGAGCTTGATGCCGGCAATCTGGAGCTAGAAGGCGCCAAGAGACACAAGGAAACCACAGAGCAAGAGCTCAGAGGCTATGAAGTCCAGTTGGCTTTGAGCGAGGCTTCGATTCAAGCACTAGAG GCAAGGATTTCTCAGATTCAGAATGAAATAGCCATTGTTGGATCTGAAGTGGAGGCTGTCAAG AATGAAGACGGAGCTAAGCG AGACGAGTTCATTAGACTAATGTTTGAGGTGAATGCTAAGATAAG GAAATTCCAAGAGTCTATTGCTCAAGAATTTCAGCTGCAGAATGACATTGGAACTGTAGAAG aagttcaaaattgcacaacagATAGACCCATTGAAGTTCCTTTGATGGCGCTTGAGAATATGATTGCCGATATAATTTCTGAAACAAATAAGGAGAAAGAAGAATACCTACAAGAACAGAAGGTTCAAAAGCAG GCCCAGCTGGAGCTGTGTGATCTTGAAAGGAAGATATCTATGATTGAGGAGATAGTGAAAGAAACAAAAGCATTGCAGGATTTAACAAG GCAGACTTCTGAATTGGAACAGACTTGTGCTTTACTGGGTGAGGAGTTGCAGAAGAGATGCATTTGTCCCCATTGTCATTTAGACAATGTGGAGAATCTGAGTGGAATTCCTCAGACAAATGAGGTGAACTGA